The DNA window ACGTCAGATTGGCGGGCGCCGTCCAATTGGAGCCCAAATGGCTGACGGAAAACGGCAAAGCGCAAGTGAAATCGTTTGTCCGCCGGTATATCCGGTCGCTGGGTGACGCTTTGGAGGTGCAAAAAAGCGAAGTGATCATTACCTGCAGCGAATTTTCCGATATTATCGAGACCGGGTCCGATGATGCCGATGATGGCTCGGAAACGTTTGTGATCGATATGGAGTTTGCCGAATTTGAAGATTTTTCGGTCGTTTTGGTGCGCGACGACGGCGACGCCTTAACGTACGACATTTACCGGCAAAGCCGCGGCGGGCTGCCCGTCGGCACGGCTATGGTCGACATCAATAGCCGGGAAATGACCGGATATATCGACTTTTATGAACGATCGTGCGCGGAAGAGCGCGAGACGATCGCTTCGCTCCTGATGCGCGAGTTGGAAAAAGAAAGAGAATTCAAAAGCCTCCATCTGACGATGATCTATCAAAATGAGCCGTTTGCGGAACTGCAATTTGCAACGTAAAACAGCCCATTGATTTAAGTAAAGTCGGTGAAAATGCCGATAATTTACTTGAAAGAATCCATTTGCGGGCGGGTGGTTCGGTTGAAAATTTCCCAGGAGGAGCTCGGACATCTTGCTTTCCTTTCGCAAGTAGTGCTGGAGCAAAATAAGCGCCATCTGATGAGCGATACGCTGCGTTGTCTGCTTTATGTCATCAAATCGCTTACGGAGGTGGAAGTTCCGGGCGAAATCAAAACGGAAATCATGCGCTTGGTGGCGCGCCTTGAAGCGCAATTAAAAACGGAGAACGAGCGGATTCAGGAAATATGGGATAACCTGGCCGACCCCGCTTATTTAAGGGCGCGCAAAAATCTGGAGAATCAATAGCCTACGCTTCAGTACTCAAAAGAGGATGCGGTTTTGTCGTCAGGTTTGCGCCGCCAAAAAAGCACGGTCAAAATCCGTTCAATCCATTCTTTGTCTTCCCCGCTTAATTCCATCCCATCCAGCACAACCCGTTTGCTGCGCAAAATCCGGCGCAGATTGACCGGTTTGTCCGCGGCTTCTTGCTCCGGATCTTCCGCCAAATATCCCGCGATCTTCATTAGCTCTTCATAAGAATATTCGAGCGCATCCGCCAATTTGAGCAATATTTCCGGAGAAGGCACGTTGCGCACGCCATTTTCCAATTGCGAAATATACCCGTGGGAAACGCCGGAGCGTTTGGATACTTCGCGAATCGTGTAGCCTCTCATTTTGCGGATCTTTTTCAACCCTTCATAAAAATGCACGCGCATCACCCTGTAATCAAAAGAAATCAGAAATAAACAATAGTAAACTATTGTAAACATTTTTATCATAACATTTTTGCTAAACTGAAACAATCATTATTTTCCAAATAAATAGCGAATAAATATAACAAAATAGACCATAAATGGTTGCTCGTATAAAAAATAATCGATATAATAAGAACATATGATGCGTATTGGAGTGTGAAAGGATGAAGATCTGCGCCAAAACAGATGTGTTCATGAAAACAAGAATCGTAAAGGGGTTGTCACAGCGGGAATTGGCCCACAGATCCGGCTTGAGTCGCGCATATATCAGTTTGATCGAGCGAGGGGAAAAGTCTGTCGGTCCGTCAAGCGCGAAAAAAATCAGCGACATTTTGGATAAACAAATCGAGGATTTGTTTTGGATCGGTTAACGCCGATCTTTCAAGTTCATTTGGCTTGGGAAAATATATGCTCAATGGAAGTATTTTTGGAGCACTTCTTTGTAAATCGGGATCAAGTAATGCAACGTTTCATAATTGTAAACTTCGAAGTCAGACTGTTCCAACTTCCCGGCTTGCGTTTTTTCCTTCATTTCCTTGGTGGGGATAGCAAACATTCCTTCGTAATCGCCAACTGCGCAGTATCCTTGCAAATCCATGCGTCATGTCTAAACCCTCCTGCGTAACGCTAAAACGGGCGGCGCCTCCCCGCGCAACGCTAAAACGGGGGACCGCCTCCCTGCACAACGATCACTGCACAATGTTCCCCGCGCAGAGTTCGCTGCACAATGTTCCCTGCACAACGATCACTGCACGCCTCTACCTGCACATCGCGAGCGTTCCCCCCTGCACAAACCTTCCCGCCCAGTGCTAAAATAAAGGCGCATCCCTGCACAATATTCCCCGCCCAGCGCTAACGGACGCAGCAGAGGCTATTTGCCGAAAAAAGGCTGGGCAAAAATTTTAACGGACGCTACAGAGGCTATTCGCCTTTTTTTTACCTGAATACCGCACAAAGTGCTAAAATAATCTCGCCTGCGTCCGTTAAAATTAAAAATCGGGTGTAAAACCCAAAATAGCCTCTGTCACGTCCGTTAGATCGGAAACATCGAAATCAGCTGTTCCAACTTCCCGGCTTGCTGCCTTTAACGGTCGCAAGAGAGCTTATTTTGCGCAAATTGACCACTTTTCAATTTTAACGGTCGTGGAAGCGCTTATTCTCGTATTTTTCCTGATATTCGGCACCAGTATTGCGTCAATCTTTAATTCAACGCTAGTGTCTATACCCGTATTTTTGCCGTTATAGGCACCGATTTGTCATTGAAAAGGCGAATGGCCTCCGCTGCGACCGTTTGCGTTTGTACAGTGAGGATCGGGATGGTTCTTTTCCGCTTTTTCCAGTACCGCGCGGCAAAACTCGCTGAACGTTGGAACATTGTCCAGGTTGTATGAGTGAATAATGGAAATCATTTTTTCCACCAACTCCTGTTCCAGGTCATCGCGATCCTGTGGATCGGCTTTATTTTTTGTTTTGCGGATCAATGGCGCAAATTTCTCGATAATCGCCAAAGTCGCCTCTTGATCACCCTGTTTGGCCTTTTCCATCAACCGGTAAAATTCGTTCATGGCATCCTCCCGCGCTGCGCGTCGATTGCCGTTTTCAGTTTGCGGAGAGCCCGTTTTTTTGTTTTGTTTACCGTTTGTTGGGTGATGCCGAGCAAGGCGGCGATTTCCGCATCCCGCAGTTGCATGGAAAAAGTGAGGGTGGTGATCGTTTTTTGTTTTTGGGTAAGCATCTTGAAGGCATTGTATAACGCGAGGTTTTCCAACTCGTCCAGGAATTGTTCCGGTGTGGCAAACTTGTCTTCAGGCGGCGTCTTTACGCTGTTGTCTGCCCACAGCAGCGCTTCAGGCAAACCCGAATCCGTGTTGTCGAGGATATAAAGCATGCGGGATACATATTTACGCTTTTTGCGGTGAAAATCGATCGCCCGATAGCGCACCTTGGATGTCAAATAGCGAATAAAACGCAGTTCGCTGTAAAAGCATCGGAAAGCTTCTTCCAATTGTCGCTTCGTCGTTTCATCCGGTTGCGCCAAATAGCGGGATAACAAACGCGCGTGCTCCGGGCGGGCGACAAATTTGTTAATGACGCCGTTTTGCAACAGCAGCCGGTTCGCGCCCATCCATTCCTGCAATTTTTGCCCCCGTTTTTGTCCGGTTTCGCTGCACAGATTTGAAGCGTGATGCCGCACGATAACCACCTCCAATGAGAAATTTCCGATTCATCAAGAACGGTTGTATTTCATCCTCCCAAACACGCTTTATATACTAAAGATGGAAGGAAAGGAGGGGCTGGTATGGGGCCGCATGAGCAATGGGTTTTCTTTGCGCAATTGGTGGCAAACCTGGGATTTCCCATCGCGATTACGATCTATCTGCTGGCAAGTTTTCAGAAACGGATTGAACGTTTGCACACGAAAATGGCAGAGATCATGCAGTTGCTCCGGGACAGAAGATAAGATGCAGAAATATTCGCTCATTTATATAGACAACCGACTTCGCCATTTG is part of the Bacilli bacterium genome and encodes:
- a CDS encoding helix-turn-helix transcriptional regulator gives rise to the protein MHFYEGLKKIRKMRGYTIREVSKRSGVSHGYISQLENGVRNVPSPEILLKLADALEYSYEELMKIAGYLAEDPEQEAADKPVNLRRILRSKRVVLDGMELSGEDKEWIERILTVLFWRRKPDDKTASSFEY
- a CDS encoding helix-turn-helix transcriptional regulator gives rise to the protein MKICAKTDVFMKTRIVKGLSQRELAHRSGLSRAYISLIERGEKSVGPSSAKKISDILDKQIEDLFWIG
- a CDS encoding helix-turn-helix domain-containing protein is translated as MNEFYRLMEKAKQGDQEATLAIIEKFAPLIRKTKNKADPQDRDDLEQELVEKMISIIHSYNLDNVPTFSEFCRAVLEKAEKNHPDPHCTNANGRSGGHSPFQ
- a CDS encoding sigma-70 family RNA polymerase sigma factor, translating into MRHHASNLCSETGQKRGQKLQEWMGANRLLLQNGVINKFVARPEHARLLSRYLAQPDETTKRQLEEAFRCFYSELRFIRYLTSKVRYRAIDFHRKKRKYVSRMLYILDNTDSGLPEALLWADNSVKTPPEDKFATPEQFLDELENLALYNAFKMLTQKQKTITTLTFSMQLRDAEIAALLGITQQTVNKTKKRALRKLKTAIDAQRGRMP
- a CDS encoding YvrJ family protein, producing MGPHEQWVFFAQLVANLGFPIAITIYLLASFQKRIERLHTKMAEIMQLLRDRR